One genomic region from Gossypium hirsutum isolate 1008001.06 chromosome D13, Gossypium_hirsutum_v2.1, whole genome shotgun sequence encodes:
- the LOC107920233 gene encoding glycine-rich RNA-binding protein RZ1A, which yields MSEDVEYRCFIGNLSWTTTDRGLKDAFEKFGNLLDAKVAVDKFSGRSRGFGFVSFDDKAAMEEAIEGMNGMDLDGRNITVDKAKPHQGSGRDSDGDRSRDHGRDHDCDRNWGYDGGRGSHGGECFKCGKPGHFARECPSDGGKYGGRVDRYGGGGGSSSGRYGPDRNGDRFGGRSRDAGSRGGAGAGGDRYNRDRSGPYERRGTGGPRS from the exons ATGTCAGAAGACGTAGAATACCGCTGTTTTATCGGTAATCTTTCATGGACAACAACAGATAGGGGCCTAAAAGATGCATTTGAAAAGTTTGGAAATCTTCTTGACGCTAAG GTTGCTGTTGACAAGTTTTCTGGCCGTTCTCGTGGATTTGGATTCGTCTCTTTTGACGATAAAGCAGCAATGGAGGAAGCTATTGAAGGAATGAATGGAATGGATTTGGATGGCCGGAATATAACTGTTGATAAAGCTAAGCCTCATCAAGGGTCAGGTAGAGATTCTGATGGTGACCGTAGCCGTGATCATGGACGTGATCATGACTGTGATCGTAACTGGGGCTATGATGGTGGGCGTGGATCACATGGTGGGGAGTGTTTTAAGTGTGGTAAACCTGGACACTTTGCTAGGGAGTGTCCTAGTGACGGGGGTAAATATGGTGGTAGGGTGGATCGTTATGGTGGAGGTGGTGGCAGCAGCAGTGGTCGTTATGGTCCTGACCGGAATGGAGATCGATTTGGTGGGCGCAGCAGGGATGCAGGTAGTCGTGGGGGGGCTGGAGCTGGAGGTGATAGATATAATCGTGATCGTTCTGGACCGTATGAGCGTCGTGGAACTGGAGGTCCTCGTTCATAA